A segment of the Denticeps clupeoides chromosome 2, fDenClu1.1, whole genome shotgun sequence genome:
AGGCAGCCTGAGAACTGCAATGGAAgttggtgctgctgctggttttACACAAGGAGCACACACAGTACATCCCTGTATCAGTGAAATTaagattaatatattttttttattgtatttctacaaaaaaaagtttaaattgaTAACAATTAGAATAATTTGTCTCTGTTTCAGTGAAGGGTATTGATGTATCTTTTATATtgtttgtgatgtttgtgtagAAATCGGTGTTAGAGGACACACCGTTGGGCACCATCATCGTGAGTGTGACTGCCACAGATGCTGACTCCGGGCTTTTTTCAGTCATTGAATACAGCCTGGTGGATGGGGAGGGCAAATTTGGGATCACTCCCACCACTGTGAGTCACtgaaaaacacagcaaaattattttgcattatttggagaatatttatttgtatgaagTAAAAAGGACAGATATACTGCATTCAAATTTGAATGACTGGTTGCATCCAGTAGCATCAGATCTGTCAGTAGGTATGTTCACTATGATTGTAACTTTGGCCAGTTGTTGTCTGTAACTGCATCCATTATCATTTTCGTCCTTGTAGGGTGCCATTTACATCCTCTCTGTGCTGGACAGGGAAACTAAGGAACGCTACACGCTGACTGCCATCGGAAGGGACAACCCTGGCGGGAGCCCCAACAACCGCAGAGAGAACTCAGTACAGGTTAGTGCTAGTACAACTAATGTACTATCGCTTAGGATGTTAATTTTGAAGGAAATCAATTGTGTTGTACATTCAAATATTATCACATTGATTAAATATCTGTATAAATGTCCCCAGGCCCAACAGCAACATTTAGTGCTCAGTTCCAGTGCAATAATGCATTCATTGAtgattagaaaacccttttgtTTTTAGTACAGCTGTCAGGTTCTGTCTTTCAGGTTCTGGTGACCGTTATGGATGTGAATGATTTCCAACCCCGGTTCTTGGAGCGCGTATTCAGCACAAGTGTGTTTGAGAATGAGCCCAGTGGCACATCTATCATCACACTTATCGCCACTGACCTGGATGAGGGCGAGAATGCACTATTGACCTACAGCTTGCAGGGACCTGGATCTGGTACCAGACCTAACACACAGTGCTGCAAGACATGTTTCATACCATCAATACGCATCCAATACATCAGTGGTTTTCAACCGGTGGGGCCACTCTTGCGGGTGGGCGCAAATAGGCTACAGGATGGGAGGGAAAAaaacggaagaaaaaaaattcaaaatgtgtGATCTTTGTTTGGATTTTCTTTGTTGGGATCTATTTTCACTGctaaaatagaccaaaacagtcattatttcataaaaaatgtaaattacttaaaattattaacttgTTTGTTGAACTGTCATATGGAAtcagtgtcacattttcaaTGAGCAGCGGGTGCTGCCGTGAGCCCCTCTCACGTCCCAAAAAATCACTGTAATTAAATTGACTCACGACATAGCTCTCACGACATAGCAAAGGTTGAGAACCCCTGCAATACATATACAAAACACCTAAGACAAATTACACCTTATAAATTGAGAATTTAATACATAAGTCACAGGAGGTCATAGGtcacatttttctcttttctcatttttcactctttttctctctctcagatgcCTTCTCTATGAACCCAGGCACCGGTGTGGTGCACTCTCTACGCCTGCTGCAATCCTTTGAGCGTTTCAATCTGACCGTCATGGCCAAAGATCATGGCCGGCCACCCCTTGTGGGTACAGCCAGTCTGCAAATCAAAGTCATTGATGTCAATGACAACAGGCCAGTGTTTGAGCGACCTGCCAATGGCACCATAATGCATATCTTAGAggtttgtgtctttgtgtgggTTTGCATGTGAGTCTCTTCAGTGGGTCAGCTGTTATTTGTTATGTATTCCCTTCATACCCTGCaaacaatgcaatgcaaaaacaatgCAAAGCTGCAGCAGTAATTGCAATTTTCCTACAACTAATTGCTAACTTGCAAAAAGTCAGATACAGATAACAGACTGGTTTTCAGCAGAACTGCAGGAAGAAGTCTTTATtgacaaataaaatagaaaGTAGGACCTTTAGCCATAATTTCACAATAAAGAGCAAACAAATCTGAAATGCTGGTGCAAACCACTGGTGGAGCAACACACAGGTGGAGCAACTGATAGAAAGGTAGAAAACAAGGAAATGTGGATGTGACAAACCCACTCCCAAACCCATTCATTCAGGGTCTCTCTCCgtccccactttctaccattgtgtccttgagcaagacacttaacccaggggtgtctccagggggactgtccctgtaactactcattgtaagtcactctgtgtATGATCAATGCTGTGAATGTGAAAAACAGACTGAGGTTTTAAGATCGCAGATGCAGTGGTCGCCCAAAGGTCGCTGCTTCATTCCGTCTTTGCTGAAAGGTGTATGTTTTGTGCAGGAACAGCCCCCGGGCCTGGCGGTTTATGAAGTGTTTGCGACGGACGAGGATGAGGGGGTGAACGGAGAGGTGCGCTATGCCTTCCTGCAGACAGGGGCTGGGAACCGGGACTGGGAGAACTTCCGCATAGACTCGCTGACTGGTGTTATCACCACTGCAGTGAAGCTGGATCGTGAGAAACAAGCACTCTACAGTGTaagtgcacacacaaacacatattagTGCACATGAGTTGTCTGACTCCACCGAAAAACATTACAAAGGCTTAATTATTAATTTGGTGACTGTGCAGGCCAAGTCAACGAACACTCATAAATCATTTATTAGAATTTAGATTCAGACCACTATATGGAGGTTGTCAGTGGATTGTGGTAAaatctcacttttttttctaaaatgtgttttttattatatttaagtgTTTGCTGGTATGTGTATGTACTGCAGCTGATTATTGTGGCCTATGACCTTGGGCAGCCCGTCCCATATGAGACCACGCAGCCGCTGCAGGTGGCACTCTCAGACATTGATGACAATGAACCAATCTTCCTCAAACCCCCGGTGAGTGCTGAGCAGGAACTCATGGGCAGCTACCAATTTTTTGTTACAGTTCAGTTCATATTTGTGtacattttctgtatatttgAGGCTGTGTCTGTCCTGTGAATGTCTgttcatgtttgtttgtgtgtgtgtttctcagagGGGCAGCTTGCCCTACCAGGTTCTGTCTGTTCCAGAACACTCTTCTCCTGGGACAGTGGTAGGGAACGTGACCGGGGCCGTTGATGCAGATGAGGGCTCAAATGCTGTGGTCTACTACTTCATAGCAGGTCAgtacacacatgaacacatctGAACACACATATGTAGATCTTGAAAGTTTTAAAATGGTTCTAAAGGTCTAAAATGTAATGTAGCTCTGCATTTTGTATGTGCtatagtgatttttttattaagatataTTTATCTATCCTTGAGGAATTCTCAGAATGAATGAATTGGTCCATGGTAGAATTGCACAGTCCTTTGATAGGGAGCAGTGGTGGGAGCAGACTTGTAACCACAGAGATGCCatttgagcaaggtaccatccccacacactgctcctcgggcacctttcatggctgcccactgctcactaaaggtgatgggttaaagtaGAGaccacatttcgttgtgtgctgcatatcacaaaaacaataacttcacttttaactttgACATTAAGCCTAGCGCTGCATGCTAAGCGTGGACCTTGTTTGCTAGAGTAAGTTAAGGCAtcatcaggatttacataaagaaGCACTTACATAGAATGGAATCtttaaaactaaaaacaaactacttttttttttattatttgtcacactgaacacaatctttaatgatgttgtAATAAAGAGTTTAGAACCGATTCTGATGATTGACATGGACACTAtttcaaatgtcacattttttgttttatttatttatgtaaattcagGCATGGGACCAGTTCAAATAGGCCCATGATTTCAATGAAATGCAGTCTGATTAGGAAATGCTTCTGTGCAGATGCTCAAGATATTTAATAGTTCTAGATTAAATTTGATATCAGACTGAATGTTTTTCAAACTGCACTTTCCAATTGTTCCATAGGAGGGGACATTGATGGTAACTTTGGCCTGAGCACAGCCGGCATGCTTCATGTGAAGAAGGATCTGGACCGGGAGGAGATCCCAGAATACTCCATCATCATCAAGGCCTCCAGCAACCGCAACTGGACGCCAcccagaggtcaaaggtcaaacttGGCACGTGCTCTTGACCCTAGCCGCGACCCCACGCTACAGGAAGTGCGCATCTTTATGGAAGATATTAATGATCAGCCACCTCGTTTCACAAAACTGGAGTACACTGcaggtatgtgtgtttgtgtatgtgtgtgcaacactttaaataaataatttgggTCCATTTGTGTCTCTCAGGCGTGGCTGCTGATGCTAAGGTTGGTTCTGAACTGATCCGTGTGCAGGCCATTGATAACGATGTGGGGAACAACAGCCTGGTCCTGTACCACATCCTGTCCATCACATACATCAAACTTCAGTCCAACACCTCAGAAGACCTTGGCAGCGTCTTCATCATTGGTGAGAACCTAATGTAACCTTGCTCAAAACTCTGAGTCAATACTTAAAACTACGTTCTATTGTATGCTCATTTTATGCAAAAATATGCTAAATGCAACTGACTGTTCCACCTTGGCAGTGCTCAGGAGCACAGCAAAATATGTTCTAGgcaaccaaaaaataaataaaaatcacatggTCCTGGAACCACATTGACCTCTAGGTGAGACAGATGGGATCATCCGCACATTTGACCTCTTCACGGCCTACGACCCTGGCTACTTTGTGGTGGAGATTTTGGCGCGAGATCTGGCTGGGCACAGTGACATCGCCAATGTGGGGATCTACATACTGCGGGATGACCAGCGGGTGAAGATTGTTGTGAACGAGATCCCGGAGCGTGTGCGCCTCTTTCAAGAGGAGTTTATCAGCCTCCTGTCCAACATGACTGGTGCCATTGTCAACACAGATGATGtgcaggtgtgtttgtgtgacccACGGAAAGGGGTACCAAATCTGATTTATATACTTATTGTACAATGAATGTTCTCTTCAGTTCCATGTAGATAAGAAAGGCCGGGTTAACTTCGCCCAGACAGACGTCCTCATCCACGTGGTCAACAAGCAGACAAATCGCATCCTCGATGTTGAAAGGTTTGATGACAAACTGCCTACAAACTGCTGGTTGTACAGTCCTCTGTGAGCTCCACCCCTTCATGTGTATTTgctttgtgattggctgacaggGTGATTCAGATGATTGATGAGAACAAAGAGCAGCTGAGGAATCTCTTCCGAAATTACAACGTCCTGGACGTCCAACCAGCTGTGAGTGGAAGAGCACCGGACGATCTGACCACTCTACAGGTACTTACTGCTGAGAATAGAGGTGGGCCATATCATATCGTTCATGACAATACCAGTCTATATAAGTGGACCTTGCTTCACAAAACTGGTGCTGCTGAAGAATTAACTTCCAAAAAAGAAGCTACAAGATATTGTACCATGTGTGCTagtctgtgtgtattttagtgGCCGACCAGTTAACAAATGTAGATCTGTACATCTATGGCTGAATTTAGCATTCATACAATGATTTTAGAGGAAATTGTGATATtgagattaataataataaaataaaaataatgatgatCCGGTCatctgtaacattaaaatattaacactgCATTATACTGTACAAACAATTTTGGTGTTGCATCTTTGCAGACCTGAGTTTGCAGACCTGACTCCCTTTACAACGCATTATAAAATAACATATTAATAACATATTAATATAACATATTAATATAGcattttataaaatgcaaataaaaacaaatggaatctctctctctctctctctctatatatatatatatatatatacacacacacacacacacacacacacacacacacacacacaaaaacacacattcagttttctgtgtttctcttttcAGATGGCTATTATAATCCTGGCTGTTCTGCTCTTTCTGGCGGCTATGCTGTTTATCTTTATGAACTGGTACTACCGCACAGTGTAAGAgttacctttttattcactgttcTAAACAAATGGATGGGCAGAAAAAGTATGTCTCTGGGTTGCTTAATCAACAGTATCATTCACTTTTAGATGTTTAGAATTCAAAAAATTCTGTTGTAGTCTGTTCTTCTGTTTAGAAATCCTCTTCTGAAATCTggactctttctctctctgctccttTCATTGCCCTGTGTGTCCTTTCCTCCAGGCACAAGAGGAAGCTGAAGGCCATTGTAGCCGGTTCCACAGGTGTGTTCAGTACACATACATTGGGCTTCAGTGTCCATGTGAGCATCGCATtaactgtgtttgtgtctttgtcTTCAGGGAATCAGGGCCTGATGGACATCCTGGATATGCCCAACACTAACAAGTACTCCTTTGAAGGGTGAGAGCAGGCAAACACACTTACTATTCACACACCAGACTGTGCTTTCTATGGACCATAAggcacaaattttttttttctatttatttatttatttatttctcttcttgctgtttgatgggtgggtctgagggtggtgggtggatattggtcaacagctgttatttgtttgttgaaaatcacaaaaaaagcattaaaaatgttcagaGCAGATCATACAGAAAGTGAAGCTAAACATAAGAGCAGGTTAAAAATCAATATAATCATTCATATAAAAACAAGCAGACAGAACAGTTCTACCCATTTCTGCTGTGTCACACAGAGCAAACCCGGTGTGGCTGGACCCGTTCTGCAGAAATCTGGAACTGGCAGCTCAGGCAGAACATGAGGATGACCTGCCAGAGGACCTGAGTGACTTCACAGACCTGTGGAACAGCCCAGCCAGAACACACGTAAAGGAGCATTtctacaaaatacacatttcatcATGGTTGGGATTTACCAAACCACACGAATCAGTGACTTATTTTCAGGATGCAAAAATTATGCTGATGAAATACTAGCTATAGCGTATTAGCCACGATGGCCAACAATTTGGGATTAATTGGTTGGTCTGAACAAACATTGCATTGTTGTTTTATAcatgcgttaaaaaaaaaaatctgaaatgataCAAACCTGCAAGTCCATAAATGCAGTGTTTATACAATGTTTCTGGTCCTTGATCTGCAGGGCACATTTGGGCGAGAGCCGCAGGCAGCAAAGACAGAGGATGACCGTTACCTGAGAGCAGCAATTCAGGAGTATGACAACATCACCAAGCTGGGCCAGATCATGAGGGAAGGACCCATAAAGGTCAGCAGGGCACTGACCATATGGTGCTACATATATGTAGAGAAAACATTATAACAAGGTCTAATCAATTGTGATGGAATTCTCCTTTTCAAATCGCAGCAGGTAGCCCACTGGGTTTAGAGACACTCAAGAGTAAAATGTTTATGGGTTGACctatacaggccaaaaggttggacacaccctctcattcaatgtgttttctttattttcatgaccatttacattggtagattctcactgaaggcatcaaaactatgaatgaacacgtgtgttatgttcttaacaaaaaaatggaaaaccatttcaggtgactacctcttgaagctcatcgagagaatgccaagagtgtgcaaagcagtaatcagagcaaagggtggctattttgaagaaactagaatgtaaaacatgttcagttatttcaccttttttttgttaagtacataactcctcatgagttcattcatagttttgtttcCTTCAGTggaaatctaccaatgtaaatggtcatgaaaataaagaacacacattgaatgagaaggtgtgtccaaaattttggcctgttctgtgaTGTTTCAGTGATCATAATAAAGTTCCTTTTGACCCTATTGGATAAACACCCATGTCCCATCAGGGCTCCTTGCTCAAAGTGGTTCTGGACGACTACCTGAGGCTGAAAAAGTTGTTTGCTGCACGGCTGGTCACTAAGTCCACCAGCCAGGGTGACCAGTCCTCCGTCACAGAGGTGGGAGACAAGACGCCTGTGCTGCCCTTCCCCCCTCGCTGTCTTCTGCCTCCCTGCTTCTCTGAATGACCTTGCACTTTAATGTACTGTTTCCTCCATTGCTGTAGGGGATGTTGTGTTTTTTACACACCTCTTCACTTCCTCTGCTGACCTTTTCCAGGCTGCTCTCCCAACAAGCAAAATCTACTGTACTGATCCATTAACGTACCAAAAATCTTGTTCTCTTCCAACCTCTCAGCTGATCCAGAGTGACCTGGATGACGACACTGAAGACCGCGTGGGCATCGGGGGCCGAGGGACGCTGCGATTCAAACACAAGCTTCCGGTGGAGCTGCGTGGTCCGGATGGAGTCCATGTGGTGCATGGCAGCACTGGAACCCTCCTAAACTCAGACCTGAACAGCCTGCCAGAGGACGACCAGCGGGCACTTGGACGCTCGCTGGAGGCGCTGCACTCCGACCCAGGCCTGTACGCAGAGCGGATAGCACGCACCGAGTCAGCCAAGTCCACACCACTGCACCGCAACAAAGGCAGCGACACACTGTTGGAGAGCCCACTGGAGATCACGGAGTTATGACTAGCCGAGGCCTCGCTGGTCTGAGGAGAACAGTGACCTCCAACCTTTCACAATCCTCACCCTCCCTTAAGGAGCAGTGCTGGAGTCACTGGGGTCAGTCATTGGATGGGTGGGAGgaggcacaaaaacatatggGGTGTGTTGTCCTGGGACAATGTTGGAAATTAAAGTGGAGTGACTTTTCACTAGCTCAGTGGCTGCACACCCTCCACCTGCACCCAGACAAAAGTTGTGCAGTTCCTCAGACCAGCAGCTGGCCAATGCTGGGACACGAGCTCCAGTTCTCACAAGATGAACATGGAAAATAATGACCTTTGGCTTCTCCCGAGTCCGgagcacaaaaaagaaaaaacgtgTAGAAAACCATAATGTTCTCAAGAACCACTTTCACCTTgaaatggaccaaaaaaaaaaaaaaaaaaaaagaagaccatCACTGTTTTTGAACTCTCCATTTTCTATTAGCAAGTCCAAGTGTCTTCAGGCAGTAGGGATAATCAGGCAGAAAGGGATTATGGGACTTGGGACTGCTCATAAAAGGAATAAAACTTGAATTATAGGCACAAGCCCTACATGATCACTGCCTTAGaactgccattaaaaaaaaatatatatgtgtcaGTTTTTAATGCTtggaggatttaaaaaaaaaaaaaaaaaagctgacttACCAAAAGAATGGAGTGTGTTGAGTAAGTGAATATGTTTTTGGTTTCATTAATGGAGTTCAATgtgattggtttatttttcaattttggTTTTACGATTGTTGTACGATTTGTGTCATTTGATGTCTGCTGTCAGCAGATCAGCAGTTGTGTAGAATGATCTGTGACTCATTAAAGAAAATATGCAATGGTCCCCTGCTTCGAATTGAATTCAATCATCTGTTTGGTCTGTGGGTTTATGTTGATTAAAATGAGTGTCACAAACCGCAACAATTCAGActagagaagaaaaaagaaaaaaaaaaaagagaaatggtaATGTCTGGACCCACACCGCCACTAACTGGCATCCCTCATCCCTAGGCAGATCAGACAAAGACTGGAAATTAACTTTTGAAGTCAGGTACCAAAGTCTAGGACCAGTCAACTTTACCAGTTTTCAAGTGTGTAACTCCATATGTGTGGAAAAATGAGATCAAATTTCAATTAAATCTACCCCTATTAAGATAATAATCCTCCTCCCTGCATTAATCAAACACATTAACTATATAGTGAAGCATGAACAGATGAAATTTGGCCTTCCACAGATGTAATGCTggtaaacacaaaatgctttATCCCCTTTTAATTTTCTGGTCTCTTTAATACATTTCTATGCTGAATCATCAACTGGTACTTTGGAAGAAATCAGTCAGCTTGAACATCACCATCCAGTGCAATGGAGCAAAACATTCAAGATGCTTGGAGGAAAACCCccattataatattaatatttcatagtTCCAAATGTACCatatttcaatttaatttgttgttttttttccccaaatgttTGTGCTGATgtgatttgaaataaataaatcactacATTGTCAACATAGTGGTTTTCAACTACTTTATTTTTGTTtccaattaataataaaaacctacACTGAAACTACACTGGGCTACCATCCAGTGTTTCTGCAGATTGGCTGTCTTCCGCTTCTAAATGGACATCAGGATCATGTGGCCCTCGCATTGCTGCTAGAGCCGGAGGAgccagaggtgccactgatggaCATCTTCTTAAGGGTCCGGTTCAGCTACAAAAATAAGAGGGAAGACCACAGCAAAACTTATGAAATGTCTTCAAATAGTTGCAGCAGTCAGAATTAAGAACGGTCTTTGTGAAAGCTGCTCAGACTGACAAATTTCAGCTCACCTCCTCAAACTTATGGATTTGTCTGATGAAAAAATCTCCATAGCGTCGAGCCACCTTGGTGTCAGCAATGTGAATCATGTCCTACAATAAAGGAAAATGTTACTGCCTGTTACCTACAGATGTCAAAAAACTACTGCGGAATACCCATAAAATAAGACAACTGCAATATGTCTGTATGTACAAATACCTTGTCAATGTAGAAGTCAACCTCAGATGCGGACTGAAACTCTCCATCCAGGGCAGAGATGCCGCTGGTCCAGACCAGGTTCTTCATCTTGTGTTTGAAAACGAGCAGCTGGATTCTGAACTCCTGCTCAGACATGTCCAGGAAGCCAGACAGCTTAGCCACCGGCATGGTTGTATAGAGTTTCAGGAAACTGGAGATGCAAAGAAAATCTCATAAAAGCCCACTGCAGCTAAACAGCAAACAGTGAAGTTCACTGTGAACAAGATATTTTGCTTAATTGATATGACCGCCACATTCCAGATTATTCATAGGGGAATTTTTTGTCACAGGTGGCCTGTGTCAGTATCGTATTAGTAGGACAGagcatttactattgtgctgggaatgtGTCTGAGGATACCCGTTAAAACTAGCGACcagggagtcgaggcgagggcAAAGGCCTCGCTGAGACCTATGATCCAACATATCAAACGAGTTGGTGCTGCCAACAAAGcaccaaaaacaagaaaactgcgagagaaaaaaaaaataattatattcaaAGCTGCCACTGTGACGTCCCGtggtatgttctgtttgtgtgtgtctctctttctctttctgtctctctctctctctctgtaatgttgcagagTGGCTCCTCATCTCTTTCTCatcatgattggactcctccccttcctgtcatgattggtgggctgtaatagggaagagggtTCAAAATGACTCCTGCTTGGGACAAgaggagagggtgttggtgtgaaggattggccacaccctgttagcatttatgatgttagcatgctaatctTTCAACGTTCCCCAagacaccaaatttaatgtgacatcttggccacgccctgttagcattttacgttagcatgctaacatgcacatttatcaaaattctccaaacgtcaccaaatttaatgtgaagtaTCTTGGCCATCCCCACTTACCTTTTCTGATGTTAGTATGCCaacattaacatgctaattttacaaCATGCtacaaacatcaccaaatgATACATGACTCATTTTGGCCATGctctgttagcatttttgacattagaatgctagcattagcatgctaatatgctaTTTTCCTAAATGTTCAAAACGTCATCAATTTTCATGTGACCACCTGTTCCCTTGTCTACTTAAAACCTGCTCTTACAGCCACTCCTGTGACCAACGCTAGGACAGGCcaatcaaaatttcctctggaattttggtttctaattattattattattattattataatactaTCATTGTCCCTAACATCATTGTCCCTAACTGCCTAACAGTGTAATACAAACTTGCCATCTTgattcacttttatttacagataataatttaacaaaattaGTCAAAAGGCAACAGACTTATTCATATAAACCTATTTTGAAGATAAACTCTACCCCAGACATGTCCAATAGCATAATTTGGGAGACTTTCAAAGAATATTCTAGGGATAGGGCTGAATGATTTTATGTCTGCACTACCATCATAGCCAAAAGTTGAGAATGACtgaaatactggttttcacaaaatttgctggttcagtgtgtttAGATCTTTTATGtcggttgtttctgtggtgtcctgaagtataattacaatttGTATGATTGAACCTTTTTGTCACAATTATTTTTCCAGTCTGTCCTTCAAATtgttcttggagagaagtgttttctttactgcccttcttgacaccagacCACCTCTTTGCCTCACTGGTGGCACCACTGGACTTTCCTAGGCatcctgaagccttcttcacaacagtAGAACCTCTCTCCTTTTAGGtacaatcttagtagcagcaataccCTTGCCTTTTTTGCAACATAatgatgactgtgtgtgtttccttgcaggtaaacatggttaacagaggaaaaacaatgaTTTTCAAGCATCACTCTTCTTTTAAAgaatccagtctgctattctaactcaatcagcatgacagaatgatcttcTGTCGACACTCGtacttgtgttaaaaaaaaaagagaatggcTCAAATGATCTCAGCAATGATCTCCTTTTgtagcagggctgaaatgcagtggaaatgtttttaggggattaagttcattttcatggcaaaaggggattttgcaattcatttgatcactcttcataa
Coding sequences within it:
- the cdh23 gene encoding cadherin-23 isoform X4, translated to MVWVQIIDENDNTPKFLEEEYVTVLREGPDTLGATIATVTAIDPDEGLNGTLRYTITQGNLNQTFRIDQVMGRIVAVKELDYELSNGHYTLVIAATDQCPIPTLRLTSSTTVLVNVIDVNDVTPTFPRGFEGPFEITEGQPGPRVWTVKAADEDSGLNGKVEYTITAGDPKNEFVVSPVEGELRVRRDVELDREATPTYNITITARDLGIPPRSSTVVVGVLVLDINDNDPVLLNLPFNTSVSEAAAVHTSVAQVRAQDADSGRNALLTYNITAGNTDGAFYINDTTGVVQVNRPLDRERVDEYRLTITVKDNPENPRIARRDSDLLVITILDENDNQPLFTRTSYRAEISENSLPGSPVTVLNGPVLGVDKDLGQNAVVTYRLLGPRVDLFTVDSKTGEVFVRDRVVLDREAFADPRVELLLVGEDVGRLNSSVPLTITILDVNDNPPVFRPPSFTVRLPENSPSGVVVTQLLASDADSGSNGWLLYRLESGAQDRFVVDALSGAVLVGNASLDREERASYRLVVMATDRGTPPLSGTGTLTVVLDDVNDSRPRFLFPVQTISVNESTPPSEVVATLTAEDADLRPRLEYYIISVEAKDDSNKLVSGLQDSFGIDFHTGAVFVKNPLNRELVATFDIIVSVHDNASDIIDQSVSVPNARLTINVLDVNDNTPRFRPFGVANFSESILEGAHPGTTLLSVSAVDPDKGPNGQVVYMLLHLPRGDYVRLEDPSTGKIVANRTVDFEQVQWLNFTVRAQDQGSPSRFAELPVYLRIIDINDNNPIFKQPSYQKSVLEDTPLGTIIVSVTATDADSGLFSVIEYSLVDGEGKFGITPTTGAIYILSVLDRETKERYTLTAIGRDNPGGSPNNRRENSVQVLVTVMDVNDFQPRFLERVFSTSVFENEPSGTSIITLIATDLDEGENALLTYSLQGPGSDAFSMNPGTGVVHSLRLLQSFERFNLTVMAKDHGRPPLVGTASLQIKVIDVNDNRPVFERPANGTIMHILEEQPPGLAVYEVFATDEDEGVNGEVRYAFLQTGAGNRDWENFRIDSLTGVITTAVKLDREKQALYSLIIVAYDLGQPVPYETTQPLQVALSDIDDNEPIFLKPPRGSLPYQVLSVPEHSSPGTVVGNVTGAVDADEGSNAVVYYFIAGGDIDGNFGLSTAGMLHVKKDLDREEIPEYSIIIKASSNRNWTPPRGQRSNLARALDPSRDPTLQEVRIFMEDINDQPPRFTKLEYTAGVAADAKVGSELIRVQAIDNDVGNNSLVLYHILSITYIKLQSNTSEDLGSVFIIGETDGIIRTFDLFTAYDPGYFVVEILARDLAGHSDIANVGIYILRDDQRVKIVVNEIPERVRLFQEEFISLLSNMTGAIVNTDDVQFHVDKKGRVNFAQTDVLIHVVNKQTNRILDVERVIQMIDENKEQLRNLFRNYNVLDVQPAVSGRAPDDLTTLQMAIIILAVLLFLAAMLFIFMNWYYRTVHKRKLKAIVAGSTGNQGLMDILDMPNTNKYSFEGANPVWLDPFCRNLELAAQAEHEDDLPEDLSDFTDLWNSPARTHGTFGREPQAAKTEDDRYLRAAIQEYDNITKLGQIMREGPIKGSLLKVVLDDYLRLKKLFAARLVTKSTSQGDQSSVTELIQSDLDDDTEDRVGIGGRGTLRFKHKLPVELRGPDGVHVVHGSTGTLLNSDLNSLPEDDQRALGRSLEALHSDPGLYAERIARTESAKSTPLHRNKGSDTLLESPLEITEL